A genome region from Dolichospermum compactum NIES-806 includes the following:
- a CDS encoding helix-turn-helix domain-containing protein produces the protein MLNPVMFCGDGERQREVAAKLGKSVRTVCRLVKKWEEQGLAGLQTTQRTDKGKHRIDSQWQKVIINTYNGCTSD, from the coding sequence GTGCTTAATCCCGTAATGTTTTGTGGCGACGGAGAAAGACAAAGGGAGGTAGCAGCAAAACTGGGTAAATCAGTCCGAACAGTCTGCAGACTGGTTAAAAAATGGGAAGAACAAGGTTTAGCCGGACTGCAAACCACTCAACGTACTGACAAAGGTAAACACCGCATTGATTCTCAGTGGCAAAAGGTCATCATCAATACATATAATGGATGTACTTCAGACTAA
- a CDS encoding RNA recognition motif domain-containing protein, whose product MTIYVGNLSYQATEADLKTVFADYGEVKRVVLPTDRETGRLRGFAFVDMIEDSQEDKAVTELDGAEWMGRQLRVNKAKPREDNRRDDNRRGSWG is encoded by the coding sequence ATGACTATTTACGTTGGAAATCTCTCCTACCAAGCTACCGAAGCAGACCTAAAAACTGTATTTGCTGATTATGGCGAAGTCAAAAGAGTTGTGCTACCTACAGACCGTGAAACCGGAAGACTGCGGGGCTTTGCCTTTGTTGACATGATAGAAGATAGTCAAGAAGATAAAGCCGTTACAGAATTAGATGGTGCAGAATGGATGGGTCGTCAATTGAGAGTTAATAAAGCAAAACCACGAGAGGATAACCGAAGAGATGATAATCGCCGAGGTAGTTGGGGGTAA
- a CDS encoding rhodanese-like domain-containing protein, with protein sequence MTNTSFDQPFSEITVEELAKRLENNEGTLQLIDVREPQEIAISRLEGFVNLPLSEYEQWSQQVSVRFDVHAETLVLCHHGIRSAQMCQWLVTQGFTNVKNIKGGISAYSILVDPSVPQY encoded by the coding sequence ATGACAAATACATCATTTGATCAACCCTTTTCCGAAATTACTGTTGAGGAACTAGCCAAACGGCTTGAAAATAATGAAGGAACGCTTCAGTTAATAGATGTGCGTGAACCCCAGGAAATTGCAATATCACGGCTAGAAGGTTTTGTCAATCTTCCTCTAAGTGAATATGAGCAATGGAGTCAGCAAGTATCTGTCCGCTTTGATGTTCATGCAGAAACTCTGGTTCTCTGTCATCATGGTATCCGTTCGGCTCAGATGTGTCAGTGGCTAGTTACTCAAGGATTCACCAATGTTAAAAATATTAAGGGTGGGATTTCCGCTTATTCGATTCTAGTTGATCCTTCTGTGCCGCAATATTAG
- a CDS encoding DUF3598 family protein: MASNWENFLKNLGEWRGSFTKISPNGEILGSTPSILNLEADDNNQAVLFRLRRFDSHDYDSPPIQDYQQEYRSLGRQNIFFATGAFSKGTLQLAPFSEFGAEYGFVDDDRRSRLVQLYDQQGNFINLTLIREFRSFTDAYERPQLTVEQLIGNWQGKAHTVYSDLRPSATYTTSLEIQKIGDGYLEQKLSFSSQIITAKARITGNKLIFETEGTTRQILLLPDGISSNVPLQLQLRKPFFVEAGWLVRENERQRLIRSYSDKGEWISSTHVIEYKI; the protein is encoded by the coding sequence ATGGCAAGTAACTGGGAAAACTTTCTCAAAAATTTAGGTGAATGGCGTGGTTCATTTACTAAAATCTCTCCCAACGGTGAAATATTAGGTTCTACTCCTAGTATTCTAAATTTAGAAGCTGATGATAATAATCAAGCTGTACTTTTTAGATTACGTCGTTTTGATTCTCATGATTATGATAGTCCTCCAATTCAGGATTATCAACAGGAATATCGTTCTTTAGGAAGACAGAATATCTTTTTTGCTACAGGAGCTTTTTCTAAAGGAACATTGCAATTAGCTCCTTTTTCTGAGTTTGGGGCGGAATACGGTTTTGTTGATGATGATCGGCGATCGCGTTTGGTACAATTGTATGATCAACAAGGCAACTTTATTAATTTAACTCTGATTCGGGAATTTCGCAGTTTTACAGATGCTTATGAACGTCCGCAACTGACGGTAGAACAGTTAATTGGTAATTGGCAAGGTAAAGCTCATACTGTTTACTCAGACTTGAGACCATCGGCAACTTATACTACTTCTTTAGAAATTCAAAAAATCGGTGATGGATATTTAGAGCAAAAGTTATCTTTTTCATCTCAAATTATTACTGCTAAAGCTAGGATAACAGGTAATAAACTCATTTTTGAAACGGAAGGTACTACTAGGCAGATTTTGTTATTACCTGATGGAATTTCTAGTAATGTGCCTTTGCAATTGCAATTGAGAAAACCTTTTTTTGTGGAAGCTGGTTGGTTGGTTAGAGAGAATGAACGTCAACGTTTAATTCGGAGTTATAGCGATAAGGGGGAATGGATTAGCTCGACTCATGTGATTGAATATAAAATCTAG
- a CDS encoding DUF2834 domain-containing protein yields MLRKITFGLLWLGFVSYAFFFAPPEQPDTFELIKNLSTGNWQGINPLIISLFNIMGIWPFIYSAVVFFDGRGQKIPAWPFASGAFALGAFTLLPYLALREPNQKFIGEKNLFLKILDSRILGILLTIGAALLFASSLQGNWGDFVQQWQNSRFIHVMSLDFVMLSLLFPTLLGDDMTRRGWKGNQLFWLFAMPLFGALIYLCVRPPVEIENKIGS; encoded by the coding sequence ATGTTGAGAAAAATCACTTTTGGTCTATTATGGCTAGGATTTGTTTCCTATGCCTTTTTCTTTGCTCCTCCCGAACAGCCTGATACTTTTGAGTTAATTAAAAACCTCTCTACAGGCAATTGGCAAGGCATTAATCCTCTGATTATATCTTTATTTAATATCATGGGAATTTGGCCTTTTATATATAGTGCAGTAGTCTTTTTTGATGGTAGAGGTCAAAAAATCCCGGCTTGGCCATTTGCTAGTGGTGCTTTTGCCTTAGGTGCATTTACGCTTTTACCATATTTAGCTTTACGAGAACCCAATCAAAAGTTTATTGGTGAAAAAAATTTATTTCTGAAAATCCTAGATTCCCGCATTTTGGGAATTTTATTAACTATAGGTGCGGCACTTTTATTTGCATCTAGTTTACAAGGAAATTGGGGTGATTTTGTCCAACAATGGCAAAATAGCAGGTTTATTCATGTGATGAGTTTAGATTTTGTGATGTTGAGTCTATTGTTTCCCACATTATTAGGAGATGATATGACGCGACGAGGTTGGAAAGGTAATCAATTATTTTGGTTATTTGCAATGCCTTTATTTGGAGCTTTGATTTATTTGTGTGTGCGTCCACCTGTGGAGATAGAAAATAAAATAGGGAGTTGA
- the hrcA gene encoding heat-inducible transcriptional repressor HrcA, protein MQVHLTNRQQNILSATVRHYITTAEPVGSKALIEGFDLGVSSATIRSVMGVLEKSGLLYQPHTSAGRIPSDSGYRIYVDQLIKPSETLAKEVETALQKHLHWEDWSLEALLQGAAQILATLSGCITLITMPQTTTAKLRHLQLVQIESKRIMLIVVTDSYETHSKVMDLFLENSENKPEAEVIDHQLQIVSNFLNTHLRGQSLLEIGYLDWSELDQEFRVYGELLKSSLVELTHRALAPTTTQIMVRGIGEVLRQPEFSQIQQVQTIMQLLEEEQDQLWHLICEDAEMDDANKSKVTVRIGTENPLKPIRTCTLISAIYRRGSVPVGSVGVLGPTRLDYESAIAVVAAAADYLSEAFS, encoded by the coding sequence ATGCAAGTTCATCTGACTAATCGGCAACAAAATATACTTTCTGCAACTGTACGTCATTATATTACCACAGCAGAACCTGTTGGCTCTAAGGCTCTAATTGAAGGATTTGATTTGGGTGTTAGCTCGGCTACAATTCGCAGTGTGATGGGTGTTTTGGAAAAATCAGGGTTACTTTATCAACCACATACTTCTGCGGGGAGAATTCCTTCTGATTCTGGTTATCGTATTTATGTTGATCAATTAATTAAACCATCAGAAACTTTAGCGAAGGAGGTAGAAACCGCATTACAAAAACATCTGCATTGGGAAGATTGGAGTTTAGAGGCTTTGTTGCAAGGTGCTGCCCAAATTTTAGCAACATTAAGCGGTTGTATTACTTTAATTACGATGCCGCAAACCACGACGGCAAAGTTAAGACATTTGCAACTGGTGCAAATTGAATCGAAGCGGATTATGTTAATTGTGGTGACGGATAGTTATGAAACCCATTCTAAGGTGATGGATTTATTTTTAGAGAATTCAGAAAATAAACCGGAAGCGGAGGTAATTGATCATCAGTTGCAGATTGTTTCTAACTTTTTGAATACTCATTTAAGAGGACAGAGTTTATTAGAAATAGGCTATCTTGATTGGAGTGAATTGGATCAGGAGTTTAGAGTCTATGGTGAATTATTAAAAAGTTCTTTGGTGGAGTTGACTCACCGCGCTCTAGCACCAACAACTACACAAATTATGGTACGAGGGATTGGAGAGGTTTTACGACAACCAGAGTTTTCCCAGATACAGCAGGTACAGACAATTATGCAATTGTTGGAAGAGGAACAAGACCAACTTTGGCATTTAATTTGTGAGGATGCAGAAATGGATGATGCTAATAAGTCTAAGGTAACGGTGCGGATTGGCACAGAAAATCCTCTTAAACCAATTCGGACTTGTACTTTGATTTCGGCTATTTATCGGCGGGGTTCTGTGCCTGTGGGAAGTGTGGGGGTTTTGGGTCCAACTAGGTTAGACTATGAGAGTGCGATCGCTGTAGTTGCAGCAGCAGCAGATTATCTCTCGGAAGCTTTTAGTTAA
- the cysE gene encoding serine O-acetyltransferase, producing MFSRLRADFRIIFERDPAARNWLEVLFCYPGLQALVFHRFAHWLRRLGLPFFPRLISHIARFLTGVEIHPGAAIGKGVFIDHGMGVVIGETAIIGNYALIYQGVTLGGTGKESGKRHPTLGENVVVGAGAKVLGNIEIGDNVRIGAGSVVLRDVPSSCTVVGVPGRIIYRSGVRVAPLEHSNLPDSEAQVIRTLVDRIEALEEQIQALQTSSKTPVLVGKFFPEDELPKEHNFCNIRDKQIQEFFDGAGI from the coding sequence ATGTTCTCTAGACTCCGTGCCGATTTTCGCATTATTTTTGAACGTGACCCCGCAGCCCGGAATTGGTTGGAGGTTTTGTTTTGTTATCCAGGTTTGCAAGCCCTAGTATTTCACCGCTTTGCACACTGGTTGCGTCGTCTTGGTCTTCCCTTTTTCCCCCGCTTGATTTCTCACATTGCCCGGTTTTTAACAGGTGTAGAAATTCATCCAGGGGCGGCAATTGGTAAAGGCGTATTTATTGATCACGGAATGGGAGTAGTAATTGGGGAAACAGCCATTATCGGCAACTACGCGCTGATTTATCAAGGTGTTACCTTGGGGGGAACAGGTAAAGAAAGCGGTAAACGTCACCCCACATTAGGCGAAAATGTCGTTGTTGGTGCCGGTGCAAAAGTATTAGGAAATATCGAAATTGGTGATAATGTCCGCATTGGTGCAGGTTCAGTGGTATTGAGAGATGTACCATCTAGTTGTACCGTTGTCGGTGTCCCTGGACGCATTATCTACCGTTCTGGAGTCCGCGTTGCACCATTAGAACACAGTAATTTACCAGATTCAGAAGCCCAAGTAATTCGCACCTTAGTTGACCGCATTGAAGCCTTAGAAGAACAAATTCAAGCTTTGCAAACTTCCTCAAAAACTCCGGTTTTGGTTGGTAAATTCTTTCCAGAAGATGAATTACCAAAAGAACACAATTTTTGTAATATCAGAGATAAACAGATTCAGGAATTCTTTGATGGTGCGGGAATTTAG
- a CDS encoding HAD family hydrolase, which translates to MSLKAVLFDFNGVIIKDGLIHIQLIDEILVQENLQPQRVQERQAFLGTGSRAYLQNLLKSRGRVVTEAYMMQLLTRKAQAYMLELEKLEKLPLYSGIEDVIFQIRSRHLKMALVSDALSLEIGMVLTSAKLAEYFPVIVSGDDISSNKPNPEGYLLAVDRLNQAYPELDIQPDECLVIEHTPAGIQAAKRAQMQVVGVANTYPFHMLQRQASWTIDYLIDLDLQRVQEVFSEKDVKSIVPEC; encoded by the coding sequence ATGAGTTTAAAGGCAGTTTTATTTGATTTTAATGGTGTCATTATTAAAGATGGACTAATCCATATCCAATTGATAGATGAGATTCTTGTACAGGAAAATCTCCAACCTCAACGGGTGCAGGAACGTCAAGCCTTTTTAGGGACAGGTTCTCGCGCGTATCTGCAAAATCTGTTAAAAAGTCGTGGTAGGGTGGTGACGGAAGCTTATATGATGCAGTTACTCACCCGCAAAGCTCAAGCTTATATGTTGGAATTGGAGAAGCTGGAAAAATTGCCTTTGTATTCGGGAATTGAAGATGTGATTTTTCAGATTCGTTCCCGTCATCTCAAAATGGCGTTAGTTAGTGATGCTTTATCCCTAGAGATAGGAATGGTATTGACATCTGCTAAATTAGCTGAATACTTTCCTGTGATTGTGTCTGGAGATGATATCAGCAGCAATAAACCTAACCCCGAAGGTTATTTGCTTGCGGTTGACAGGCTAAATCAGGCATATCCAGAATTAGATATCCAACCTGATGAGTGTTTAGTGATTGAACATACTCCGGCAGGTATACAGGCAGCTAAACGCGCTCAAATGCAAGTAGTGGGAGTAGCGAATACTTACCCTTTCCATATGCTACAACGTCAAGCTAGTTGGACGATTGATTATCTGATTGATTTGGATTTACAACGGGTACAGGAAGTTTTTTCGGAAAAAGATGTGAAATCTATTGTTCCTGAGTGCTAA
- a CDS encoding DUF3352 domain-containing protein has translation MFAEKLENIKNVNSQYLTKNIKLGFIIAGIITLVLVCVAKFSWFAEKSPVSLVVRNSQPAAAIFVPKSSPAMVSLLVNPDGLQKIVPKGEFSQLKNRLLAKSNIDYSSDIKPWLGNEITLATTTIDIDRDPDNGLQTGYLIALASAKPEKSREFLELLFSQRAFSGTNLGIERYKGVKFIYDNPEYSPDVNIQNPKSKIQNNLAGAVVNNFVLLANHPQVIKEAINNLQAPDLNLISSLEYQKATQQISKNAVAVTFLNLPEVGKWQGLELAESTYNSQILSFVFNSQGLLTESTFLTNSQIVPSSSPLSQPVGALQYIPESTALAIAGTNLSKLDNSNVLKLWKQVTASIYGSSEDGTARLLQPLAKIQHNWNLNFSADIFNWVTGEYALALLPTSENTTPHWLFISEKTPELTAGITHLNNIATRSGLNVSSLTLDQQKISAWTKITATTENNTSINFDTKIKGVHTTLDNYEIFSSDLKTLKTVLSHKQKSLLENPQFQNSIATIPQPNQGYIYLDWENSQNLLKHQLPLLKLAEVLGKPLFDNLKSLTVSSYSSEPGTLKGGVFLQLH, from the coding sequence ATGTTTGCAGAAAAGCTAGAAAATATAAAGAATGTGAACAGTCAATACTTAACAAAAAATATTAAACTTGGTTTCATTATAGCTGGCATAATCACGCTTGTATTAGTTTGCGTAGCTAAATTTTCCTGGTTTGCGGAAAAAAGTCCAGTTAGTCTTGTAGTTCGCAACTCTCAACCCGCTGCGGCTATATTTGTTCCCAAGTCCTCACCAGCAATGGTATCATTATTGGTCAATCCCGACGGTTTACAGAAAATAGTACCAAAAGGAGAATTTTCTCAACTCAAAAATCGTCTACTAGCAAAAAGTAATATAGATTATTCAAGTGATATTAAACCCTGGTTGGGTAATGAAATTACCCTAGCTACAACTACCATAGATATAGACCGTGATCCAGATAACGGACTACAAACCGGGTATTTAATAGCACTTGCCAGTGCAAAACCAGAGAAAAGCCGTGAGTTTTTGGAATTGTTATTTTCTCAACGGGCTTTTAGTGGGACTAATTTAGGAATTGAACGTTACAAAGGTGTCAAATTTATTTATGATAATCCCGAATATTCACCAGACGTAAACATCCAAAATCCAAAATCCAAAATCCAAAATAATTTAGCTGGTGCGGTTGTTAATAATTTTGTTTTACTGGCTAATCATCCTCAAGTTATCAAAGAAGCAATTAATAATTTACAAGCACCAGATCTAAACTTAATTAGTTCTCTAGAATATCAAAAAGCTACCCAACAAATCTCTAAAAATGCCGTAGCGGTAACTTTCTTGAATTTACCCGAAGTTGGTAAATGGCAAGGATTAGAATTAGCAGAATCAACTTATAATAGCCAAATTCTCTCTTTCGTTTTCAACTCCCAAGGATTGCTCACAGAAAGTACATTTTTAACAAATTCCCAGATTGTACCTTCATCATCACCACTATCTCAACCTGTGGGAGCATTACAGTATATTCCAGAATCAACAGCTTTAGCGATCGCCGGCACAAATTTGAGTAAACTAGATAATAGTAATGTATTGAAACTGTGGAAACAAGTAACAGCAAGCATTTACGGTTCTAGTGAAGATGGTACTGCCCGATTACTACAACCCTTAGCAAAAATCCAACACAATTGGAATTTAAACTTTAGCGCAGATATTTTCAATTGGGTAACGGGAGAATATGCTTTAGCCTTATTACCCACTTCAGAAAATACAACTCCTCATTGGTTATTTATCAGCGAAAAAACCCCAGAACTAACAGCAGGAATCACACATTTAAATAATATTGCCACCAGAAGTGGTTTAAACGTTAGTTCCCTAACATTAGATCAACAAAAAATATCAGCTTGGACAAAAATTACAGCCACAACTGAAAATAACACATCCATAAATTTTGACACAAAAATTAAAGGAGTGCATACAACCTTAGACAATTATGAAATTTTCAGTTCCGACTTAAAAACCCTCAAAACAGTTTTGAGTCACAAACAAAAATCTCTCCTCGAAAATCCCCAATTTCAAAACAGTATTGCCACAATTCCCCAACCCAACCAAGGGTATATTTATCTAGACTGGGAAAATAGTCAAAATCTTCTAAAACACCAACTACCTTTGCTTAAGCTTGCAGAAGTGTTAGGTAAGCCACTTTTTGATAATTTAAAATCCCTGACAGTAAGTAGTTATAGTAGCGAACCAGGAACACTCAAAGGTGGAGTATTCTTACAACTGCATTAA
- a CDS encoding Npun_F5749 family FMN-dependent PPOX-type flavoprotein, with amino-acid sequence MSLAPWRSLITRALHRNRSLVYARYVQLATVRENGFPANRTVVFRGFLDDTNQLKFITDIRSEKAEQISKHSAAEICWYFPNSREQFRITGELILISADSHPHLQPARIKMWQELSDAAMLQFAWPIPGNMRIQTPEAFTPPAPDNIQPLENFCLLLLEPVKVDHLQLRGEPQNRSIYQLDESQEWLTEAINP; translated from the coding sequence ATGTCCCTAGCACCTTGGCGAAGTCTTATTACCCGCGCCCTACATCGTAACCGCAGCCTCGTTTATGCCCGCTATGTGCAACTGGCAACAGTGCGGGAAAATGGTTTTCCTGCTAATCGTACCGTCGTGTTTCGCGGCTTTCTAGACGATACCAACCAGCTAAAATTTATTACCGATATTCGTAGTGAAAAAGCTGAACAAATATCAAAACATTCAGCAGCCGAAATTTGCTGGTATTTTCCCAACAGCAGAGAACAATTTCGGATTACTGGAGAATTAATATTAATAAGTGCTGATTCTCACCCACATTTACAACCTGCGAGAATCAAAATGTGGCAAGAATTGAGTGATGCAGCTATGTTACAATTTGCTTGGCCTATTCCGGGCAACATGAGAATACAAACACCAGAAGCTTTTACACCACCAGCACCAGACAATATTCAGCCATTAGAAAATTTTTGTTTATTATTACTTGAACCAGTAAAAGTAGATCATTTACAATTGCGGGGTGAACCACAAAATAGAAGTATTTATCAACTTGATGAAAGTCAAGAATGGTTGACAGAAGCAATAAACCCTTAA
- a CDS encoding PDDEXK family nuclease produces MTTSFYGYSSFYGEHCLRSSLEHIYARYLDYVNIGWTYEHKTHTLSNEVRYKPDFLLETGEYVEIKGAFNFTYDLPKVQLFQSEYNVKVTILQEKDLRQLIKPTPFVFEHLRQEWKSFAKVRGILSAFVGFNSKGT; encoded by the coding sequence ATGACTACCAGCTTCTATGGCTACTCAAGTTTTTACGGTGAGCATTGTCTCCGATCTAGTCTTGAACACATTTACGCAAGATACTTGGACTATGTGAACATTGGTTGGACATACGAACACAAAACTCATACACTCTCTAACGAAGTCAGGTATAAACCTGATTTCCTGTTGGAGACAGGTGAATATGTTGAAATCAAGGGTGCTTTCAACTTTACGTATGACCTGCCAAAAGTTCAGCTTTTTCAGTCTGAGTACAATGTAAAAGTTACTATTCTGCAAGAAAAAGACTTAAGACAACTTATCAAGCCCACTCCTTTTGTATTTGAACACTTGAGACAGGAATGGAAATCATTTGCTAAAGTCAGAGGCATTCTTTCAGCCTTTGTGGGATTCAATTCAAAAGGAACATAA